The nucleotide window GGGTACGAAGTACGAGCCTGACACGTACCATTGAGCTATGATCAGGAGGCGCGACGACTGGCCGGCTGGGCTGCTCGCCGTGATTGAAGGCCGCCGGTGTCAACTGGCAGTGGCAACCGGCAATGGCCAATAGCCAAGGGCCCTTGTCGTGTCCTTATtttctctttatttcttttctgCTGTTCTCACCGTGATACAAAAGTACAGAACTCACGCAGCCTCGTGCACATATATATACACGATCCGGGTAGACTAGACCGATCCTGCTGTGGACTCGTACTAGACTCGGACACTAGTACGTACTACTTCCTAATCTAATCAGCCGCCGACCTTGATTGCTAGGCAAACCTAAGCTGACTCGTACACAACTAGTACGTTGCATGCATACAGCATGCATAGTTCGTGCAGGACTCTGATAGGACACGAAATACTACTAGCATTACGTGCTAACTATAATTCTATCACACAAATATGAGCTTTGCTACACCTACGGACCATATCTTACATACTTTAAGTTACGGACATGTGTGGTGGTATTTGGTTGGATGGGAAATTAGAAACAAGGCCCACAGTTGAATTCAAGGGGAGAAGAGATTGGTTAGTTGGAGGGGTCCATAAAATAATTCCGTAACCAATCCGTAAGTCTAGCTTTTTTGCACAAATATATATGGACGTGTCTACCGAGTGGCCCTTGGCTCGGTAGCACTCCAGGACAGCCTTCCCTTTTCAAGTATCCTGAAATCTAaatttgaccataaatttaaacAACAAGACCGATTGTGGTATAATTTTTGCTCTTGTCGCAGTCGATCTCGTTTGCTCCCGCCGCAGTCGGTCTCGTTGTTTAAATGTATGGTCAAACTTAGATCCTGGAAAGCGCAGGCGCACTACATtgtgaaatggagggagtactagtatcATGATACTAGTGTGTGATACTTCCTCCGTTTCTATTTTGTCCGCGTGTTAgttttggtcaaagtcaagctttgtaaactCTGATAAAGTTTATAAATAAAATTACTAACAGATACAAGAATAAATGAACACCATTAGATTTATTTATTGAATGTAGTTTCATATCATATAGATTtgttatgataaatgtttatattgttttttataaactaaatcaaactttacgaagtttgactttagtcaactctaatatgtaaagtaaataaaaacagaggaaGTATTACTTTtgtaatgcatagtatcataaatTAATACTCAAAATAGTACgacatttaatatgatacggtattaTAATATGATACAACATCCTCCCTTTTCTCATTTAATTGTGTGTCATATCATAAAAAAAGTCTACTTGACATTTATGATACTATTGTTACGACCAGCCTTAGTACCTAGTAGTATACTAGTATGCTCGCCTTGGATCGGTTGATTGTTGCGTGTGTCCGCGCGCAGCGTGTTGTTTTAAGTAAGTATAGGGAACAATTTAGTGACCAGCGCGAGCAAGCGAGGGATACGTAGAAGGTGAAAAGGCAATTGCTCAAGGGACGACAGGAATCCTCCAAAGAACACAAAAGAAATGAAGATCAGCGTCGAGCATGCATGTTTGCACAAGGGATGCCATCACGGGGACGCAAGGAACAAAAACCTTTTTATTATCTTACTCTATATAttttcctcctcttcttcttgttgttaTTAAGCCCACGCATCTCTTATATAGACGGCCAGGGGACGAGAGAAGACAAGGTGAACAACACTGCATTCATACGTACACCGTCGCCGATAAGGAGCGAGGGAGGAGGGGCGCCGGCCGAGGAGGATGGGTCTATCAGGCGCCGTGCAGTGGTGGGATGAGTGGCAGCTGCGCGTTCTCGTGCTGGGCAGCCTCTTCGTCCAGTACCTGCTCTTCTTCTCCTCCGTGGTGCGCAGGCGTGCTCCTCCGTCTTGGCTCAGGCTGGTATTCTGGCTCGCCTACCTAGGCGGTGACGCTCTGGCGATATACGCCCTGGCCACGCTCTTCAACCGCCAcaagcagcaggagcagctcgcCGCTGGCCTGGAGGTGCTGTGGGCGCCTGTCCTCCTCATCCACCTCGGGGGGCAGCACCTGATGACCGCCTACAGTATCGAAGACAACGAGCTATGGAGGCGACAAGCCATCACCATGGTGTCACAGGCATGGTTCTCACTTTCAGTGTTATCTCGTCGAATTTCGAAAGTTTCATTAATTTTGTTACACACTGAAATAATTGTTATTTTAGCGACTTTGGTAGTACACCGAATTCAGGTagttttctaaaaaaatcataaTATTTGCTTAGTCAAACTCAATTGAAAATTTCAGTCTTTTGGCCGAAAAGAAAACCAAAAATTACTGAATTTCTGTGAAAGTGAGAACCAAGCCTGTGACTAAAGTGGCAACCGCTGAAATATTTCTAAAACTATGGTCACAGGTCGTGGTCGCCCTCTACGTCTTTTGCAAGTCATGGCCTGGCGGGCAGAAGAGGTTACTGCAGGCCGCGATCTTGTTGTTCGTCGTCGGGATTTTTAGATCCATCCAGAAGCCATTGGCTATGAAGAGCGCCAGTATTAGTAACATAGTCTCTTCTTTGTCACTATCCCCGAGGGAGCAAAACGAGCTCGCATGGGTCTGCGAAAAATTATGCTATTGCTCATTCCCGGGAATTTTATACATAACTACAGAAGAAGAAAAAGCTAAACAGGAGGACATCTCGCTTGAAGAATTTGTACAAGAAGCAATCAGGAGTTTGCCAAGTTGGCCAGTGATCAAGACCAAGCTGAACTCATAACATCATGTGATCCGTGGGCGGTTAATGTCTCCCAGCCGCTGGTAGACATATCAGCTCTATACTCTGACCGGATAAAAAACCTACAACATTTTATGGCCCTTGATTACCAACATGCCCATAGTATGTCGAGAGAACAGCTTACTGAGTTGTTTTTGTTCCTCTACACAAAACTACCTAACATAGTGGTTTGCTTTTTCTGTTGTCATCTTTGGCTTCCATTCTTGACCTTAGCTTCTGCCGTCCTCTTCTCCACATACCACAAATATCATGAATACAACGCAACAGATGTCAAGGTAACTTACATCTTGTTTTGGTCGACCGCGTTGCTGGATTTCCTATTCCTCTTCATCAGTGTTTTCATCATGGAGATGGAAACAGAAAAGGTTTCGCAACATAACCTCTTGTCATTTTGTGCTCGTAAGAAGCGACCCACTTTTCTTATGAAGCTTGCCACACTTGTCTGCTACAAAGACTATGTTAACATGCATTGTTATATAGAACATGCACCAACAACGTCCTCACTCCAAGTTGTAGAGTTGGTTCATGGATATGTTACGGATGGTTGGAAAGGATACATCCATGACGCTGCTAGCTACAAGAGATTCAACCTCCACAGGGGGCAGTGGGCTCTAAGGCATCAACGTCATCTTCGGTGGAGCTTGAATATGCCATTTGACAGAAGTGTCCTTCTCTGGCGCATCGCCATAGACATATGCTTTCACCACCAGAGCACAACCCCTCGCGGCAGAGAGTGCGCCGCCCGGAGCAGGGTGATATCGAACTACATGACATACTTGCTCTCCATTCGTCCAGAAATGCTTATACCCGGGTCCAGGATTGGCATCTTCACCATTGCATGTGAAGATATCGAGCTCATGCTAGGCGACAATTCTGCACTGCATGACGAAAGAGGACTTGCGCAGGGAATTCTTTCCAGGGCGCAGCAACCTTCTTTATTAGATAACACCAGCATAATAGGAACAGCATGCAGGCTTGCTAAAATGTTGATGGAGCTACAAGATGAACTGGAGATGTGGGAGGTGGTCCAGGGGGTATGGGTGGAGATGTTGTGCTACTCTGCCAGCAGGTGCAGAGGATACTTGCACGCCAAGAACATGAGTGAAGTTACGGAGCTTCTCACCCGTGTATGGTTCTTCTTAATATCCATGGGGATGGAGACATTGGCCGACAGGTTTCAGAAGTCAGAGTATCTCGAAACCAAGGAAGAAAACGCTGAAGAAGATGATAATGATGGTGAAAACAGAgtcgtcgtggagcgcaagattAATATGCCCATCTAAAATATTTTCCCAAATATTTATATTGTGCCGTTGTTGATACTTGGATGATGGACTTTTTCTTCCTAGTCGTAATGCATGCATTATGATCGCTTTGTGTTTCAATAACCTTTTTATGGCTTTCCTTTTTGTTTTTTAGTATTTTCAGTCCACCACTCTGTATGTGTTGGTGCATGAAAATAATCAAAACTGAGTCTGCCGATACAAATAGTTCGATGTACGAGAGTCATTTTGCAAACGAATAGTTATTCGGCTATATATCATACTCCCTCGATAAATAAACACTAGTAAAATGCCCGCACGTTGCTACGGGCTATAATGCATATAGATAAATAAACTAAAATATTAAAATCGTCTCCAAGATCCAGAACGTCTGGACATGTTCACACATCAAAAGGCGCCCAACGGGCTACCCAAAATCCAAGACAGTCTGGATTGTCTCAAATTCAACCCATACGTGAGGAAGAAATATGGTTGTCCAAACTATCCACCATGCTATTTTCAACGTGCGGCCCCAATACAAAAACCGCACCTCACGATGCACCCTCCTTTTTCCTGTCGAATCCTCCCCTTTAAAACTAGATGACGTCCACCTCACCTTCGCCATGGTGTCCTCCCTCGTTCACACCATACTTCTCCATGAACCATCGATAAGGAGTCCCTCGCCAACCCCCTCCCCCCTGTTCGTGTCGATCCACCACCGCCAtcaagagggggggggggggtgaggcGTGTGCCCCCCCTCCAGCCAAGGAGGCAGATCCGGTGTCTACCAAGTCATTGTTATGGTGTAGCATACAATTGAATGTCGTGCATTACCACGAAACGGAAGTATGATGTCCGTTGTTGGACATGCAACTCATACGCCATCGTGTTTATTATTAACTCTTCAACCAACCAACCAATGCATTTACCCTTCTATCCTAACCAAAAAATTGTACTGACTTGATGAAGAATAAAATATGAACCGCTCGCTCATGCATTTTTCTGCAAAGCCATCTCTAATGAAATGAAATTTGTCATattttctgaaggaaatatgccctagaggcaataataaagttgttattttatattttcttattcatgataaaggtttattattcatgctagaattacattgatcggaaaccttaatacatgtgtgaatacataaacaaacaccgtgtccctagtaagcctctactagactagctcgttgatcaaagatggttaaggtttcctaaccatacacatgagttgtcatttgataatgggatcacatcattaggagaatgatgtgatggacaagacccatctgttagcttagtaATGTCTACTACGCGACTTTatccttgtagacgttgttgggcctccaagtgcagagttttgtaggatagcaacaaatttcccttaagtggatgacctaaggtttatcaatttgtgggaggcgtaggatgaagatgatctctctcaaacaaccctgcaaccaaataacaaagagtctcttgtgtccccaactcacccaatacaatggtaaattgtatgggtgcactagttcggcgaagagatggtgatacaagtgcaatatggatggtagacataggtttttgtaatctgaaattataaaaacagcaaagtAGCAAGTCATAAAAGTGatcgaaaacggtattgcaatgcttcgaaacaaggcctagggttcatactttcactagtgcaagttctctcaacaatgataacataattagatcatataacaatccctcaacatgcaacaaagagtcactccaaagtcactaatagcggagaacaaacgaagagattattgtagggtatgaaaccacctcaaagttattctttctgattgatctattgggctattcctataagtgtcacaaacaaccctagagttcgaactaaaataacaccttaagacacacatcaaccaaaaccctaatatcacctagatactccaatgtcaccacaagtatccgcgggtttgattataagatatgcatcacacaatctcaaattcacctattcaaaccaacacaaagaacttcaaagagtgccccaaaatttctaccgaagagtcaagacgaaaacgtgtgccaacccctatgcataagttcacaaggtcacagaacccgcaagttgatcaccaaaacatacatcaagtagatcatgtgaatatcccattgtcaccacagataagcacatgcaagacatacatcaagtgttgtcaaatccttaaagactcaatacgataagacaacttcaaagggaaaactcaatccattacaagaaggtagagggggagaaacatcataagatccaactataatagcaaagctcacggaacatcaagatcatgccaaatcaagaacacgagagagagagagagagagagagagagagagatcaaacacatagctattggtacataccctcagccccgagggtgaactacttcctcctcgtcatggagagcgccgagatgatgaagatggccaccggtgatgatttccccctccgggagggtgccggaacagggtcccgattggtttttggttgCTACAGAGGCTTGTGGTGGCGGAACTCCTGGTCTAGGTTCTGTTCTAGAGGTTtggggatatatatatatataataggTGTTgacgtcgagaacaagtcaggggagtccacgaggggcccacaaggtcagagggtgcgccctagggggtgggggcgccctccacccttgtggtggcctcgggactcttctgatGCATCTCCGGTACTCTGTGGGCTTATTTTGGTCCAAAAACAATCGTCGTGAAGTTTCagatcaattggactccgtttgatattccttttctgcgaagctCAGAAACAAGGAAAGAACAGAAACTTGCACTGGGCTccaggttaataggttagtcccaaaaatcatataaaatagtatataaatgcatataaaacatccaagatagatatataatagcatggaacaatcaaaaattatagatacgttggagacgtatcacttagCATAacgatcgttcagttttattgctattgctttcttgatgtcaaatacatattccttcgactatgagattatgcaactctcggatactggagggatgccttgtgtgctatcaaatgtcacaacgtaactgagtgatcataaagatgctctacatgtatctccgaaggtgtttgctgagttggcatagatggagattaggatttgtcattccgagtatcggagaggtatctctaggccctctcggtaatacacatcataagcttgcaagcaaatgactaaggagttagtcacgaggtgatgtattccgtaatgagtaaagagactttctggtaacgagattgaactcggtatagagataccgacgatcgaatctggCAGAGTACCGGATCAGgtctccagatgggatctcagGAGGACATAAACTTGCGGCGGCGAaaaagtatttttggtgtgccCTATGGTATAcagggaatatttgggtatttatggAGCTGAGATTAGGGGTGGAGGAGTCCCATGGGGCCCACAAGCTCATAGGCCACACTACCCCGCAGGGCGCGCCTGGGGAGCTTGTGGCTCACCCGTGGCTCTTCTGGCCTACTCCCGAAGCTTCGTGGGTGTCTTCTTGTCCAAGAAAAATCGTCAAAAGTTTTGAtatgtttggactctgtttggtattggTTTTCTGTAAAAGACAAAAATAAggaaaaacaacaactagcactagacactaggttaatagattagtcccaaataataatataaaatagcataataatgcatataaaacatccaagatggataatataaatATCTAATAGCATGAAataatcgaaaattatagatacattcaATCTACAGACGATATCTATAGACACTGGAGTTTCATGTTTTACCAAACATTAAGTGTGACCACACAAGATACGAAAATCTGGTGGATGTACCCACGACAAGCACCTTGGTCAGCGGTGTCCATAGGGTGGCATGAGAGTGACAGTTAGTGTTGATGCTAGAGCTATCATTGACTAAACGTAGTAGATCAAAACAAAATTGAGCTATTGAACATACATCAGAACTGACCTACAAAAAATTAATTTATTTACTCACTAAAGTTATCTCTCTGAACCTATGCtaataaaacatgatcatcgCTGAATTTCTATTTTGAAAAACAAAGTTGCTTGTCGCCTCTAAAATTAAAATGGAAAACCTAGCTGCATGTGTTCAAACATTTACGATGAAAACCACAGAAATCGTAAAAAAAACGACCACTATGAACATGTACAAAACAAACACTTGAATCGCAAAAAGAACATGGAGCAACATCATCGCAAAAAAAAAACACG belongs to Triticum urartu cultivar G1812 chromosome 7, Tu2.1, whole genome shotgun sequence and includes:
- the LOC125522582 gene encoding uncharacterized protein LOC125522582; the protein is MGLSGAVQWWDEWQLRVLVLGSLFVQYLLFFSSVVRRRAPPSWLRLVFWLAYLGGDALAIYALATLFNRHKQQEQLAAGLEVLWAPVLLIHLGGQHLMTAYSIEDNELWRRQAITMVSQAWFSLSVLSRRISKVSLILLHTEIIVILATLVVHRIQVVF